One region of uncultured Desulfovibrio sp. genomic DNA includes:
- the pdxA gene encoding 4-hydroxythreonine-4-phosphate dehydrogenase PdxA → MKPLICAPMGDPAGVGPEILAASLADAAVTDMANVLVVGNTEIMRRAVAIMKVNLDFNEVDTDLNGWREGAANIINMDNVDLASFAYGKVQAQCGQAAFEYIKASIELTMAGKTAAVATTPINKESLKAAHVPYIGHTEIFGDLTGTKDPLTMFQVHSLRVFFLTRHLSLIDACRAVKKDRLLDYISRCTSALKLLGLENPSMVVAGLNPHCGEHGLFGNEEDAEVVPAIEEARRQGFNVHGPNPADSVFHFALKGAWDAVLSLYHDQGHIATKMVDFERTISLTLGMPILRTSVDHGTAFDIAGTGKVSAVSMVEAIRLAAEYAPSFKRA, encoded by the coding sequence ATGAAACCCCTGATTTGCGCCCCCATGGGCGACCCCGCAGGCGTTGGGCCGGAAATTCTGGCCGCCTCGCTGGCAGATGCTGCCGTCACCGACATGGCCAACGTGCTGGTGGTGGGCAATACCGAAATCATGCGCCGCGCCGTCGCAATCATGAAGGTCAACCTCGATTTCAACGAGGTTGATACGGATCTCAACGGCTGGCGCGAGGGCGCTGCCAACATCATCAATATGGACAACGTGGACCTGGCCTCCTTTGCCTACGGCAAGGTGCAGGCCCAGTGCGGCCAGGCGGCTTTTGAATACATCAAGGCCTCCATCGAGCTGACAATGGCGGGCAAAACCGCCGCCGTGGCTACCACGCCCATCAACAAGGAATCCCTCAAGGCAGCCCACGTGCCGTATATCGGACACACCGAAATCTTTGGCGACCTCACCGGCACAAAGGATCCGCTGACCATGTTCCAGGTGCACAGCCTGCGCGTGTTCTTCCTCACCCGGCATCTCTCGCTGATTGATGCTTGCCGCGCCGTCAAAAAAGACCGTTTGCTCGACTACATCAGCCGTTGCACCAGCGCCCTCAAGCTGCTGGGGCTGGAGAATCCGAGCATGGTGGTGGCCGGGCTCAACCCGCACTGCGGCGAACACGGACTCTTTGGCAATGAGGAAGACGCCGAGGTGGTTCCAGCCATTGAAGAAGCGCGCCGTCAGGGGTTCAATGTGCACGGCCCCAACCCGGCGGACTCTGTGTTCCACTTTGCCCTCAAGGGCGCGTGGGACGCCGTGCTTTCGCTCTATCACGACCAGGGCCACATAGCGACCAAGATGGTGGACTTTGAGCGCACCATTTCACTTACGCTGGGTATGCCCATTCTGCGCACGTCGGTGGATCACGGCACAGCCTTTGACATTGCCGGAACAGGCAAGGTCAGCGCCGTGAGCATGGTGGAAGCCATCCGCCTTGCAGCGGAATACGCGCCCAGCTTCAAAAGGGCCTGA
- a CDS encoding gluconate:H+ symporter translates to MTAVQSFGIGYSMTMLCISIAIVIVLCICFKIHAFVSLTAASLFLALTHHMELAKIVMAFEGGLGKTLGFLAPILALGAILGKLMEVSGAAERLARTLINILGQSKAHWAMMVVGYICGIPVFLQVGIILLTPLMFSIVKESKLPLIQVGMALVVALTTVHCIVPPHPAAMAVTDLLKADVGKVIFFGLLVGLPAASIAGPIYGKFIAKRLPAVPLTGVYANTEPRKESELPPFGSSLFVMLLPLLLMIAKTVVELTIDKQNPPAYMPYVNFIGTPMIALFISAVVAYIVFGLKRGFNWDQLGRFSEQGMAPLASIMLVIGAAGALNQIITDSGVGVVLKQVLTSIQISPLILAWIIAIALRFALGSATVSMMTAAGLILPVLSSNPGIDPALMAIVIGAGATGASHVTDSGFWFVKESLGIPMGSMYATYTAGTTIASVLGLFGTLLLSMFL, encoded by the coding sequence ATGACTGCCGTCCAATCGTTCGGCATTGGCTATTCGATGACCATGCTCTGCATTTCCATCGCCATAGTCATTGTGCTGTGCATCTGCTTCAAAATACATGCCTTTGTATCCCTGACCGCAGCAAGCCTGTTTCTGGCGCTGACGCACCACATGGAACTGGCCAAGATCGTCATGGCCTTTGAAGGTGGCCTTGGCAAAACGCTGGGCTTTCTTGCGCCCATTCTGGCTCTGGGGGCCATATTGGGCAAACTGATGGAAGTTTCCGGCGCAGCCGAAAGGCTGGCGCGGACGCTCATCAACATCCTCGGCCAGTCAAAAGCGCACTGGGCCATGATGGTTGTGGGCTACATCTGTGGTATCCCGGTTTTTCTTCAGGTGGGCATCATCCTGTTGACGCCGCTCATGTTCTCCATCGTCAAGGAATCCAAGCTGCCGCTCATTCAGGTGGGTATGGCCCTTGTGGTGGCCCTGACCACGGTGCACTGCATCGTGCCGCCGCACCCTGCCGCCATGGCCGTTACCGACCTGCTCAAGGCTGACGTGGGCAAGGTTATCTTTTTCGGTCTGCTGGTGGGCCTGCCCGCCGCCAGCATTGCAGGCCCCATCTACGGCAAGTTCATTGCCAAGCGCCTGCCCGCCGTGCCGCTGACCGGCGTGTACGCCAATACCGAACCCCGCAAGGAATCTGAACTGCCGCCCTTTGGCAGCTCGCTCTTCGTCATGCTGCTGCCCCTGCTGCTCATGATCGCCAAGACTGTGGTGGAACTGACCATCGACAAGCAGAATCCGCCCGCCTACATGCCTTACGTGAACTTCATTGGCACGCCCATGATCGCCCTGTTCATTTCCGCAGTGGTGGCCTACATCGTGTTTGGCCTCAAGCGCGGTTTCAACTGGGATCAGCTGGGCCGTTTCAGCGAGCAGGGCATGGCCCCTCTGGCCTCCATCATGCTGGTTATTGGCGCGGCTGGCGCGCTGAACCAGATCATCACCGACAGTGGCGTGGGCGTTGTGCTCAAGCAGGTGCTCACCAGCATCCAGATCAGCCCCCTGATCCTGGCCTGGATTATCGCCATTGCCCTGCGCTTTGCCCTGGGCAGCGCCACAGTTTCCATGATGACCGCCGCCGGGCTTATCCTGCCCGTGCTCAGCAGCAACCCCGGCATTGACCCGGCCCTCATGGCCATTGTCATCGGCGCTGGCGCAACCGGCGCTTCGCATGTGACCGACTCCGGCTTCTGGTTCGTCAAGGAATCCCTTGGTATCCCCATGGGTTCCATGTACGCCACCTATACGGCTGGCACTACCATAGCCTCCGTGCTTGGCCTGTTCGGCACGCTGCTGCTCTCCATGTTCCTGTAA
- a CDS encoding glycerate kinase: MKIVIAPDSYKECLSALQVALSIESGFREVFPDAVYVKVPVADGGEGTVEAMVEATAGRRVDTTVRGPLGDPVDAFYGLTGDGKTAVIEMAAASGLALVPPKLRNPLNTTSYGTGQLIRSALDAGARKFILGIGGSATNEGGAGMLQALGVRLLDGQGQEIEPTGMGLGRLARIDMSAFDARLADCVIDVACDVDNPLCGPRGASAIFGPQKGATPEMVQQLDGYLQNFAAIARRDLGVDMADLPGAGAAGGMGAAMFAFLKGRLRPGSEIVTEAVGLDAHVRDADIVITGEGRIDGQTAFGKTPVGVARVAKRHNKPVIAIGGSLRADVDAVFAHGIDAVSSVLYRPCTIDEALTEGNENLRRAARNIAAILSMGLGIGASGARE; this comes from the coding sequence ATGAAGATCGTCATCGCGCCCGACTCGTACAAGGAATGCCTGTCTGCCCTGCAAGTGGCTCTTTCCATCGAATCCGGCTTCCGCGAGGTTTTCCCCGATGCGGTCTACGTCAAGGTTCCTGTGGCGGACGGCGGCGAAGGTACCGTGGAAGCCATGGTTGAAGCCACGGCAGGCCGCCGGGTGGACACCACGGTACGCGGCCCGCTGGGCGACCCGGTGGATGCTTTCTACGGCCTGACCGGCGATGGCAAAACCGCAGTGATCGAAATGGCCGCAGCCAGCGGTCTGGCCCTTGTGCCGCCCAAATTGCGCAATCCCCTCAATACCACCAGCTACGGCACGGGCCAGCTTATCCGCTCCGCGCTGGATGCCGGCGCGCGCAAGTTCATTCTGGGCATTGGCGGCAGCGCCACCAACGAAGGCGGCGCTGGCATGCTTCAGGCTCTGGGAGTACGGTTGCTGGACGGCCAGGGGCAGGAAATCGAGCCCACCGGCATGGGCCTTGGCAGGCTTGCGCGCATAGACATGTCTGCCTTTGACGCCCGCCTTGCCGACTGCGTCATTGATGTTGCCTGCGATGTGGACAATCCCCTGTGCGGCCCGCGCGGCGCATCGGCCATCTTTGGCCCGCAGAAAGGGGCCACGCCTGAAATGGTGCAGCAGCTCGACGGATATTTGCAGAATTTTGCGGCCATTGCGCGCCGCGACCTTGGCGTGGACATGGCGGACCTGCCCGGCGCTGGCGCTGCTGGCGGCATGGGCGCGGCCATGTTTGCCTTTTTGAAAGGGCGGCTGCGCCCCGGCAGTGAGATTGTGACCGAAGCCGTGGGGCTGGACGCGCACGTGCGCGACGCTGATATCGTCATTACCGGCGAGGGCCGCATTGACGGGCAGACGGCCTTTGGCAAGACCCCTGTGGGCGTTGCCCGCGTGGCAAAGCGCCACAACAAGCCGGTGATCGCCATTGGCGGTTCGCTGCGGGCCGATGTGGACGCTGTCTTTGCCCACGGCATCGACGCGGTTTCAAGCGTACTCTACCGCCCCTGCACCATTGACGAGGCCCTTACCGAGGGCAATGAAAATCTGCGCAGGGCCGCGCGCAACATAGCCGCCATCCTTTCCATGGGACTTGGCATTGGCGCTTCGGGCGCAAGGGAATAG
- a CDS encoding Mpv17/PMP22 family protein, with protein sequence MRQKDFVVLGVCLAAFGWLAFGPGALEGFISLTAQYPFGMSFLKFAILATLGECIALRITAGVYNRPGFGVLPKAIIWGFLGIGIKIAFTVYGAGTFKLLNEMGLLSGAPTTFGAKLLMSFSISVLINTLFAPVLMITHKLTDLHIAATGGTLNSLCTKPDVAALFRTIDWNSMWSFVLKKTIPFFWIPAHTITFMLPAHFQVVFAAALGIALGVILAFAGLRAKKA encoded by the coding sequence GTTTGGCGGCGTTCGGTTGGCTGGCTTTTGGGCCAGGGGCGCTTGAGGGCTTTATCAGCCTGACTGCCCAGTATCCTTTTGGCATGAGCTTTCTCAAGTTTGCCATTCTGGCTACCCTTGGCGAATGCATTGCCCTGCGCATTACCGCAGGTGTGTATAACAGGCCTGGTTTTGGCGTTTTGCCCAAGGCGATTATCTGGGGTTTTCTGGGCATAGGCATCAAGATTGCCTTTACCGTGTATGGCGCGGGCACGTTCAAGCTGCTCAACGAAATGGGTCTGCTTTCGGGCGCTCCCACGACCTTTGGCGCCAAGCTGCTCATGTCTTTTTCCATCAGCGTGCTCATCAACACGTTGTTCGCCCCGGTGCTGATGATTACCCACAAGCTCACCGACCTGCACATTGCGGCCACCGGCGGCACGCTCAACAGCTTGTGCACCAAGCCTGACGTGGCGGCCCTGTTCCGCACCATCGACTGGAATTCCATGTGGAGCTTTGTGCTCAAGAAGACCATTCCCTTCTTCTGGATTCCCGCGCACACCATCACCTTTATGCTGCCCGCCCACTTTCAGGTAGTGTTTGCGGCGGCGTTGGGCATTGCCCTGGGCGTGATTCTGGCCTTTGCGGGCCTGCGCGCCAAGAAGGCGTAA